GGAAAGATAATATTGAGTGGAATGCTATGTTTGATCTTTGGAAATGGTATCCTTTCTATATAAAAGAAAGTAGGGAGATGAAAAATGAAAATTGCAGTAGTAACAGGAGCCAATACCGGTATTGGGTACGAAACAGCATTACAGTTATCAAAAGAAAATTTTCAAGTCATTATGCTTTGTCGTTCAAAAGAAAGAGGTGAACAAGCACAAAAAGAGATTATTAAAAAGACCAAAAATAAGCAAGTAGAATTAATCGTAGTTGATCTTGCTTCTTTAAAAAGTATTCAACAAGCAGCAGAAGAACTGATTAATAAATATTCTGTGATTGATGTGTTAGTAAATAATGCGGGTGTATTTTCTTTAAAAAAGGAATATACAATAGATGGTTTTGAAAAAATGGTAGGTGTAAACTATATCGGGCATTTTTATTTGACGAAATTATTATTACCTCTTTTAAAAAAAGCAGAGCAAGCACGTATTGTCGTTGTTTCATCTAATGCATATAAGATGGTTCGTTTTGATTTATCAGATCTTTATCCAGAAAGCCGTTTCTCTATTGCTGGGAACTATGGACGATCGAAATTGATGACCCTTTTATTTGCGAAAGAACTATCGAAAAGATTAGTAGATACAAGTATTACAGTGAATGTCCTTCATCCAGGAGCAGTTGCAACAAGTATGGGAGTTAATCGAGAAACGGGGTTTGGGAAAATAGTTTATAAATTTTTAAGGCCTTTTTTTAAAACACCAGAAGAAGGAGCCCAAACGTCTATATACTTAGCAACAAGCCAAGAAGTAAAGGGAATAACAGGGAAATTTTTTATTGATAGGAAACCAGCTTCAGTAAAAGGACTTGGAAAAGATGAAGGATTAGCACATCAACTCTTTAAAGAAACCGATCAGTTAATTGTCGGAAATATAAAATAATTGGAATACAATAAAGTCTTAGCGGGAAGTAAAGAAGCGTTGTATCTCCATCCCAAATTGATTATACTTAGTTGAACGATAGAAGTATAATCAAAGGAGAACATTTTTTATGAATGATTATGAAACCTACACAAAAGAAAAGTTAATAAAAGAATTAGAATCATTAAAGAGGCTCCATAGAGAATTACTACTTACCTTTCAAGAAACTGAAAAATTAGAATTTGGATGGACGGGAAACTTAGGACAGTGGTTTTGGGATTTCACAACAAATGAAGTAACCTTTAACCCCTTAAAAGCAACCACACTTGGATATTTAAAAGAAGACTTACCAGAAAAAGTGCCGTTCCAATTTTTTACTGAAAAAATCCATGAAGATGAATATGAATCAGTGATGGATCAAATGCAAAAACATCTCTCTGGTGAAACCCCTGTATGGGAAGTGAAATATCGTATTCAAGCAATTGATGGCTCTTGGAAGGTTTATCGAGACCGCGGAAAAGTAACAGAACGTGATGAGAAAGGCAATCCACTCTTCTTAAAAGGAATTGTCTTTGACGTTACCGAAGAAGAAGCAGAACGAGATCAATTAATGCTTAAAAATACAACGTTAAAAATAAAAATAAAAATCGATTCTTTAACTTCTTTATATACTCGACCAGCTATTTTATTGGAATTAGGGAAACGAATAAATAAATCAAAAGAAACCAACCAAAGATTTTCTTTAATGTTTTTAAGAGTGGATACAATCTCTCAATATGAAGAAGGTTTTAGTTCCATAATGAATGATGAAAACCTAAAAGAAATGGGAGATTTGATAGCTTCATCAATTAATAAAGAGTCTGCTGCAGGACGTTACCGAGATAATATTTTTATGCTCGTGTTGGAACATATATCCCTAGAAGAAGCTGAAGTGTTGTCAGAGACCCTACGTAAAAAAGCACAGCACTCATTCTTATCAATTTCTAAAAAGTTAGTTGTAAGTGCTGGAATTTCTACTTATTGTCCCACAAAAACAGCAAGTGAACTAATTGAAG
The Jeotgalibaca sp. MA1X17-3 genome window above contains:
- a CDS encoding sensor domain-containing diguanylate cyclase; this translates as MNDYETYTKEKLIKELESLKRLHRELLLTFQETEKLEFGWTGNLGQWFWDFTTNEVTFNPLKATTLGYLKEDLPEKVPFQFFTEKIHEDEYESVMDQMQKHLSGETPVWEVKYRIQAIDGSWKVYRDRGKVTERDEKGNPLFLKGIVFDVTEEEAERDQLMLKNTTLKIKIKIDSLTSLYTRPAILLELGKRINKSKETNQRFSLMFLRVDTISQYEEGFSSIMNDENLKEMGDLIASSINKESAAGRYRDNIFMLVLEHISLEEAEVLSETLRKKAQHSFLSISKKLVVSAGISTYCPTKTASELIEETAEKLLAAQRQGGNKTVI
- a CDS encoding SDR family oxidoreductase is translated as MKIAVVTGANTGIGYETALQLSKENFQVIMLCRSKERGEQAQKEIIKKTKNKQVELIVVDLASLKSIQQAAEELINKYSVIDVLVNNAGVFSLKKEYTIDGFEKMVGVNYIGHFYLTKLLLPLLKKAEQARIVVVSSNAYKMVRFDLSDLYPESRFSIAGNYGRSKLMTLLFAKELSKRLVDTSITVNVLHPGAVATSMGVNRETGFGKIVYKFLRPFFKTPEEGAQTSIYLATSQEVKGITGKFFIDRKPASVKGLGKDEGLAHQLFKETDQLIVGNIK